Part of the Mytilus galloprovincialis chromosome 14, xbMytGall1.hap1.1, whole genome shotgun sequence genome is shown below.
ctggtgtaataatttttcagtactACATAAATTTCTCTTGCTTAAATCtgatacgttgttacatacacgaccAAATCGTacaagttaaaataaaataaaaaaacacaccaTAAGATCGTGACAAGGGAACGTTACCACctaaaaattaataattaatcgcaagaaatgaaaaattatctcttttatcatGAATTTCGGTATTAAGTTTCCCGTTAGTGATAAAGATATCAAGATCTAGGAAAGGAAAGGACAAGGCAGGGCGTATTGATTGTATTCATCTTACTTAAAATTAGTTcaacaggatatttttttttagtaatcatACAGTAGACGTAATTATTGAGAACCAATATGTCTTCACAATATCTAAATGTATTGTCAACTTATGTATGTGACGTTCTTTCGAtaggtctttgctaattttagtcataaattgtaactaacAATAACAGAAAGAGGTCCGCAATAATTGGTGAACAGTTAGTCCCCATTTGAATTCCGAAAGCTTgtcgatatacggaatctccaaagcgaacaaaagtGTTATCTAATAAATATCTAAGGGCAGTTATAGTaacaaagcatgtccaattgacataatTCGTTTGTGTGTTGGTACTTAAAATAgatagtttaaacatatgtaaaattgagaatggaaatggggaatgtgtcagagacaacaacccggccatagaaCAGACAATATCAGAAGAcgcaccaacaggtcttcaatgcagcgagaagttcccgtacccggaggcgtcctttatatggccttaaaaatatatatactagtgcagtgatgatgaacgccatactaaactccaaattgtacacaagaaactaaaattaaaaataaaatacaagacaGACTAACAAATGCCAGGGAGTCAGGActtcggacaggcgcaaaaatgcagcagagttaaacatgtttatgatgtttatacctctagccaatgtagtaaagtaaacgcataagaatacacatatttaaattcagttcaagaaaagttcgtgtctgatgtcagaagatgtaacaaaagaaaataaacaaaattctgCGTTTTTTAATGTCCATATACTTAGATACATGATGTTTTTCTGTTTAGAATATGATGCAAAGTGGTATATGAGgtagaaaattaaaaattttgagcAGATTCAAAATCATCAATATGAGCCTGCAATTTATCAAGTTCTTctaaagaattttttacactccaaaaataattaattgcTCTTTTCCAAAGgccttaatttaaaaatgtagtaTTAGGTTTATGATTTTACTTAACGTattagtaagtagaatagacaatttagtaatgAAGCAATGGATTGAAGACGAAACAAATCTATATTCGTGAGTTATTTTGTGTAGCTTCAGAAGCCATAGCATAGTTTCATTATATTTGCTTCTGcagttaaagaaataaaaaaatagctAACGGTTTATGATTATTACTGATGTTGTTTTccgaaaatggagtcagttggaatatTGGTGAATGCGTGATTTACTTTTGTAGAACCTTGATTTATTAGACAAACGGTAGAAGTGAGCATATGGAGTCACCGACAAAAAGGATTTTCAGCCTCATTATGCTGTATTGGTTGATCTTTGTTTTCACTGTAGTGCATCTGTAAACAATAGCACATTTTTTAAAAcgataatatatattattttgtatttgctcaagtataaaaagaaattatattacatacattaactAAGAGATATATCGTATCGTTACTATCATGTGGCTTGTTAACTTACAATATgcagaaaatacaaatataacattgaagTATTATTTCAAACAATGAAACTCATATTAATCCAAGAAAATACGAGTTCAAATGAGAAAACAAGTTCAattcttacttttataaatgaTGGAGATAGATTTGAAGAACAATATCTTAAATTGTAAGCTTAAAACACTTAATGCCTATCGTTGTTCAATATGGAAGTAAAATGCCATCATGTATAAACCACTTTCATACTAAATCAGACTTCCACAATACATAAAtgtatgatagttatcaaaggtaccaggattataatttagtacgccagacgcgcgtttcgtctacataagactcatcagtgacgctcaaatcaaaatatttataaagccaaacaagtacaaagttgagcattaaggatccaaaattgcaaaaagttgtgccaaatatggctaaggtaatctatacctgggataagaaaatccttagtttttcgaaaattcaaagttttgtaaacagaaaatttataaaaatgaccaaattattgatattcatgtcaacacagaagtgttgactactgggctggtgataccctcggggacgaaacgtccactagcagtggcatcgacccagtggtgtaaatagttatcaaaggtaccaggattataatttagtaccgACTTTTGCACATATCTTAGATGATCCTACAAttaatgtatgtatgtttgtaaCTAGTAAAGAATTTCCCCTTTAGCAATTCGAATAACTGAAAAAATAGACACTCAATAAAACAATCTACTTAGTATCGCAATCAAGGCCTTTTGATACTTTTTTATATCATGTACGTTGAACAGATTCTCATtttctggagaaaaaaaaaacaaatgaaaatataatttcatttttttgctattcatttatatttaaaaaaaataaaataacacatgtCAAATTTCACAAATATAACCTCCAAGGTAATCTCCTTGGTCACATCCATGATCATAGAACTTGTATCTATCTCTAGCGTAGAAGAACATGCAGTCGTTTTCACGATCAGTTCTACCTTCGGGTCCCCGATTAAAGGCAAAGGCAAAATAAGTCATCTTTGTGGCTTTACCATGTTTAATCCATCTCCAATCGCCATTTGGTAGGTATCTATTGATATTACGTCCACCAACGTAGTAATGTATACCTATAAGGAAATCATCTTCATAATAAATATTCAATGACACATGCATTTTGTTACAATGTAATCATTGGTGCTTTGTTAATCAATCGGAGCGTTTGGAAGAGATTAAAAGTagcaacaaaaacatttaaagacattttataaaataaaactactaaaacatgtaaaacctcatttttgattttattgacaCGGACACGTATACCTTGAATTTTTAgcaataatgtttcattttacaCTACAGTACTGAGAAaggaaattttttgaaaatattgtcaCACTAAACATTACAAACCAATATTGTGGGCTTATACACGCAGATATGTTTGAATGTGGATGAGCCAGAACATACGTTTGTGAAGTTTATCAGACTGTAACCGTCTGCTAGAGTTTTGTATTAACAATACAGATACTGAATTATTTTGTCGTAAGATTTTAAACATCCAcgattatatttttattaacatagttctgatttttttaaGCATCCTTATTATAAgttattaagtatttttttaGTTTGGTAAGCTCCTCAGTGTTTGTACCTATTGTTAATATTTTGTCCTCGAGCATTACTGGGGAGACATTAAATTGTCAAAAATGTTCATCGCAATTTGAAAATGGATAAAAAGGTGTCTAACATAGAATTTTAAGtcatttccttattttatattatatctgGTACAGTAAAATTAGCACAGGTTTTGTTCTTATGAatgttaaacaaaattaataagaTTGTCTTCATAATCAAAACGACAGTATAGTTTCCCATCGATAATTCTTAAATTGTAAGCAAACAATAATTTCTGCAAATATTTTGAAAGATAATTACCTGAATTCCGCTTCTGTAGGAACAATTTCATGATCATGGCTTCTTCAATAGTTTCGAAGTTAGCAAGGTAAGCACCAGGGTCTGTACAGCTCGCCTGtgatataaataaaagtaaaatgacaaaaatacatccatagaaaattcaaaacgcaaagtccTTTTATAAAACGGCAAAATCAAAGtgcaaacacgtcaaacgaatagaaaacagcTGTTATATTCCTGTTTCAGAacatgcatttccttatgtagaaaatgttagaATAAACATGGTTTCATAGCTTGCAAAACCCCTGAATTATATGACAGTCTAAAACAATTCCAATATATTGACTACAATGTATGAGTATATCAAAATCAGGTATAAagggaaaacaaatataattgataaagtaacagtagtttaccgtggttcgaaatttataaatcgattggGAAAAAAAGCaaatacgggttacaaactaaaactgagggaaacacatgaaataagtgaggagaactacaacacaacaaacacacagaaacgaactataatacaacaatggccattttcctggcTTAATAcaggacagtttaagaaaaaatggtgggttaaacctgtttTTTTTGGCCATGCCAAACCTCCtagttttatgacaatgttaactATGACATAACAATGGCAAGACTACATGACAACACTACATGACAAGACTACATTACAATTCAATGGGAGAACATGTAGCACAACAAAACACACGAATGCTAACAAAAAGGTACCAAGTTTAACATTTAATACTCCAGACGCCCGTTTAGTCCATACAAGACTATACAGTGACTTTCAGATGGAAAAAaaatcgaaagccaaaacaaaacaaatagtaaACCATTTCATAGTAAAGCATTGAAAAATCAAAGATTTTAaagttgacatattttttatgggaaaatCACCATGAACATTTTATCAAAACACTTAATTACATGATACTTATATGTGGCTACCCGCTAAATTCACGCTTATAAAGCTAGCTTATGTAATATTGTTTAGCTTTTGCGTGATTTTCCtcttattttcagtattttttactAAAATATCTCATCATGAATACCagcattaaaatatattattttcagcacgcgtttcgtttacaaaaggttcatcaatgacgctcgaatctacCAAAGTGAAAAAGttcgaagtttaagagcattgaggaccaacaaatTTTTCAAGTTTTGTCATATACAGCTAAGAACATCTATtcatttgtcatttaggggccttttatagctgaatatgcggtatggactttgctcaatgttgaaggccgtacggtgatttacagctgttaatttctgtgtcatctgatctcttgtggatagttgtctcattgacaaataTACCAATCTTTTTGCATATATAGCCTTGTGTTCCcgtactttttttctaaaaggtTTTCTATCTAAGTAATACATACAAATGCTGCATCACCAGATACGTTGTCATCCTTGATAGAATAACAACCTTTCCCTATCTTCTCGTATGGTTCTTCGCAGCTCActgtttaacataaaaaaaaagatacgaaAGATTTATAACTTCATAACATCATATCATGTAAATTCATAATTcatatcttttattacaatatgtacatgtaaataaccTCTTCATAGACACAAggattgaaatttgatatttacgcCGGACGCACGTTTTGACTATagaagactcataagtgacgcccgaataaaaaatgttaaaaaggcctaATTAATATGTTGAACAGCATCAAAGATAAAAaatcctaaacgttttgccaaatacagctaagtcaAGGCAACAGTACATGTAGTATGccactgttcaaaattcataaatcgataaagaaaaaaaaatccgggttacaaacttaaactgagggaacctatcaaatataagaggagaacaaaggaacaacagaaacacaacacaaacAGGGAACACACATAGAAACAAGTGTTAATGTAACAacggtcattttcctgacttggtacagggtattttatgacaaaaatggtggatgaacctggttttgtggcatgccaaacctccttcttgaatggcagtgttaattataacatttaaatgacaacaatacacgACAGGGTTTCAATATATAAACAGGTAAATGGGACAACATATAGGAAAgagaaacaaatgaataaaagccttcaaaaggtaacaggttaaaaaatatttgttgacgTCAGACGCGCGCTACGTTCACACAAAAATATGTTCAGATGTAAAACAGTTTGACAGCcgtaacaactacaaagttgaagatcgccgaggaccaaaagtttcaaaaagttgtgaggccagggttatccgtctgggacaaaaacatcattattatcaagaataatacattgTTTTGCTAACAGTTAAttatataaaatgactatacaatagatatacatgattaatttgaagtggtgactagctaagGTAACACCAAcaaataggtagaaaaaaaaaaacatttacttaggCTAAACAATTGAAATTACCAATCTGGCAATTGATGGTAACAGCTTTTAGACGAATTATGTATGCATAAGTAAAAGAAATGAATTTGGCAAAAATATCTCATcattataatcaaaataaaaccacatctttttattcttCACATTGATCTAATAGTGTTTCTTTACTAATGCTTTAACAATTATGGCAGAAAATGATGAtttcaaacattgtttttatAGGTAGATTTAATAGTTAGAGACATAGAACATGACACAAAAACAAATGTTGCAAACCTGTTGTTATTTGCATGCTTTACAAAAAACCAGGACAATATTTGATCTTTATAATAGCTACATTTCTAAAAAGTAATGTATAACTAACCATGTATCTTTGAGGCTATtacgtttttcaaaatttaatttgctTCAAAGCATCTTGCGTATTCaaagtttcatattttaaatcaaaatgtgCAGCTTATTGTGTTTATAGTCAATAGTCATATTCCTGTGTATTTATGTATGTCTGAGGTcctattcattttcaaaatttaccgCTATTTAATCTAGCAGTTGTTTGCTTTCAATAACGGTTATCGATCTACTTATCAGTCCGGATCCATAACGTGTTTATACTTAATAAGGTATTATCTGCATATACCCACATTGACGTACTTTCTTGTATCGACCTACCTCTTACACCCATATATAAACTATGATATACTCTACAAGTAACATTCGATTTATTCACTTGCATCGATGGACGTACATGCTTACACTTGCATCTACAAAGTTTGTCAAACTATACACCTTGTTAAAACTAATCTCTGATCGAATTATTAAGCTATGTGGATTTCATTTTAAACTAAATGCACCTAACTTTTGTCAACATTATTGTTTGGTCTAACATTTTAACTCAATTGTAGGCTTTTAAACCTGGTTCCCTCTACCATTTCTAATagagaaaagtaaaaaaagaaacatgCGCACACACTAAAAggaaattcatttttgttttcaactgttacaacattttgccttttttgaaatattaaggcttttctacctcatgcatagattaccttagttgtatttgccaaaacttttaggaattttggtcctcgatgctcttcaactttatactttatttggcctttttgacttttttggactcgagtgtcactgatgagtcttttgtagacgaaacgcacgtctggcgtatatacaaaatttagtcctagtatctatgatgagtttatctatatactgtgaattcattcattttcgtggataccaattttcgtggtttaaaGAAAATTTGCCTATTCGTGAATAttcatcattatcattattattgttattattattatacagtattcataacagcgcattatataatattaaaattgcCCTAAGCGCGTTACAACATATATCTATTCACATATATAAGtattaccaaaaaaatatatacgccCATGTTAAAAACTTCTAAATCAAACAGATTTTAGAAATAAAGCATtgataaacaataaaatgtatgaaTAATGGGCatgataaaattaataaaaatatcaatgcagcgagaaactcccacatccggaggcgtccttcggctAGTTATTAAGGAGATATTGAATCTGtaccaataaaaaaatgttaaacttcAAAAATATTTGCTAATAAAAATTCGAAATTAACTAATAAAAGTAAGTTTAAAATTCAAAGTCTGCATGCTTTCCTTCAGAAGAGGATTATTCGTTGAACATCACAATTATTGGTTCTCCTGTACTCACGAAATCCACGAAatttgatatccaacgaatataaatgaatccacagtactagaCGTTTTCTCAAACACTTACCATTAACTGTATTCTGTATGACTTCCTTGTTAAAAATCTCTCTCAGTCGTTGATTCAAATTCGACATATTAAATTCAGCATACAGAGGAGCTGTAGCTTTATTATTCAGTAAAGGAATCTGTACGTTTGTTTTTCCGTCAGCGGCACAAATTGCGAAAGACATCGAGCAGTAGAAAAGCCAAACAACACTGTGCATAGCAGACATATTTGAAATCTGTGTACAACTGAACAGTGGAAAACTGTACGACTATGCACACAAGCCTATACCTTTATAGTGATCATTTGAAGTGCGAACATCCGAATATTGTAATTATGTTGTAATTTAACAGTACATGGTGGGCGTTGGTTCAACAAATGCATCATTGATTGTCTTATTGACTAGGCGTTATAGAGTTGCACCCTATTCATCACTTGTGTTATAGATATAATTAAAAATTTCACTTCCTTGCTAATAAGTTAACTCCCAAGACAGTCGAGTGTCATCAAACATCAACCAATTGTAAGTGTTTCTGTGATTGGTTCTAACTTTAATTATAAGTGTTTGTTCAATTGCCATCAAGATTGAAGTACATTTGTAGTGACATgacaaaatataatgataaacaGAAACGATTTACGTAATTTTATGTCAAAACATCAAACCTAAAAATAAATAACCATGAATTTAAAATACATGATATAAACAAATTATATCTGTTTTTCAGTGTATATATATAGTCTCAAAACATGTTAAAGAAGCAACAGCAAAATCTAATATATatgaaaagttaaataaaattatgtGTTTAATTGCATGCATGCATGCTTATGTTTGtttgtgttatgttttatttatgttcatgtacatgtacactgtcaagtttgtgtatatattttgtttattacatgCACATACAACTAATGAAAATATGTTGTAAATATGAGGTGaaacaaatatatcttctttttgcatctatgtaaaaaaaaaacattcaaactcaaaatttAACAATGGGTGAAAatctacatataatacattgtataacTAAACTGTCAAGTTTATGCCAAAAAGGGAAAATAGAAAGATTACAATtatggacaaaaaatcaaaaatgtaacatTCTTTTCATGCAAGAGtcac
Proteins encoded:
- the LOC143058435 gene encoding uncharacterized protein LOC143058435 translates to MSAMHSVVWLFYCSMSFAICAADGKTNVQIPLLNNKATAPLYAEFNMSNLNQRLREIFNKEVIQNTVNVSCEEPYEKIGKGCYSIKDDNVSGDAAFASCTDPGAYLANFETIEEAMIMKLFLQKRNSGIHYYVGGRNINRYLPNGDWRWIKHGKATKMTYFAFAFNRGPEGRTDRENDCMFFYARDRYKFYDHGCDQGDYLGGYICEI